One genomic region from Strix uralensis isolate ZFMK-TIS-50842 chromosome 5, bStrUra1, whole genome shotgun sequence encodes:
- the HAL gene encoding histidine ammonia-lyase, whose translation MPRYTVHVRGEWLAVPCLNCTNTIGWLGKEAVRRYMKNKPDNGGFASVEEVKFYIRRCKGLGLLDLDDTVEDALEDNEFVEVVIEGDIMSPDFIPSQPEGVHLYSKYREPEQYISLDGNSLTTEDLVNLGKGLYKIKLTPEAEAKVKQSREVIERIIKEQTVVYGITTGFGKFARTVIPNSKLRELQVNLVRSHSAGVGKPLSPERSRMLLALRINVLAKGYSGISLETLQQVIEAFNASCLPYIPEKGTVGASGDLAPLSHLALGLIGEGKMWSPKSGWADAKYVLEAHGLRPITLKPKEGLALINGTQMITSLGCEAVERAGAIARQADIIAALTLEVLKGTTRAFDTDIHAVRPHRGQAEVAFRFRSLLDSDHHPSEIAESHRFCDRVQDAYTMRCCPQVHGVVNDTIAFVKDIMMTEINSATDNPMVFAERAETISGGNFHGEYPAKALDYLAIGVHELAAISERRIERLCNPSLSELPAFLVTEGGLNSGFMIAHCTAAALVSENKALCHPSSVDSLSTSAATEDHVSMGGWAARKALRVIEHVEQVLAIELLAACQGIEFLRPLRTTTPLEKVYDLVRSVVRPWMKDRFMAPDIEAAHRLLVEQKVWEVAKPYIEKYRREHIPESRPISPTAFSLGSLEMNMGVGHDHRHEDEL comes from the exons ATGCCGAGATACACGGTGCATGTCCGAGGGGAATGGCTGGCAGTGCCGTGCCTGAACTGCACAAACACGATCGGGTGGCTGGGAAAGGAAGCTGTGAGACGGTACATGAAAAACAAACCTGACAACGGGGGATTTGCCTCAGTGGAAGAAGTAAAATTTTACATTCGAAGGTGCAAGGGACTTGGCTTGCTGGATCTTGATGATACAGTGGAGGATGCTCTAGAGGACAATGAATTTGTTGAAGTTG TTATAGAAGGAGATATAATGTCTCCAGATTTCATACCATCTCAGCCAGAAGGAGTTCATTT ATACAGCAAATACCGAGAACCAGAACAG TATATTTCTTTAGATGGCAACAGCCTAACAACGGAGGACTTGGTCAATTTAGGAAAGGGGCTCTACAAGATAAAG CTCACACCTGAAGCTGAAGCTAAAGTCAAACAATCACGAGAAGTGATTGAAAGGATCATAAAGGAACAGACGG TTGTTTATGGAATCACCACAGGGTTTGGGAAGTTTGCCAGGACTGTCATTCCAAACAGTAAGCTGAG gGAGCTTCAAGTGAACTTGGTTCGTTCGCATTCTGCAG GTGTGGGGAAACCTTTGAGCCCAGAGAGATCTCGCATGCTGTTGGCACTGAGGATCAATGTCCTAGCAAAAGGATACAGTGGAATATCCCTAGAAACGCTCCAGCAAGTTATTGAAGCATTTAATG caTCCTGCCTTCCATATATCCCAGAGAAAGGAACAGTTGGAGCCAGTGGAGACTTGGCCCCCCTCTCTCATCTTGCTCTGGGATTAATTGGAGAGGGAAAGATGTGGTCCCCAAAGAGTGGCTGGGCTGATGCTAAATAT GTCCTGGAAGCCCATGGTCTGAGACCTATTACCTTGAAACCAAAAGAG GGTCTGGCTCTCATCAATGGGACACAAATGATCACCTCACTGGGATGTGAAGCAGTTGAAAGAGCTGGTGCTATAGCTAGACAAGCTGACATAATCGCTGCCCTTACACTTGAAGTCTTGAAGGGTACAACAAGGGCCTTTGACACTG ATATCCACGCAGTGCGCCCACATCGAGGGCAGGCTGAAGTGGCATTTCGATTCAGGTCCCTTCTAGATTCTGACCATCATCCATCAGAAATAGCAG AGAGCCATAGATTCTGTGACCGAGTTCAGGATGCGTACACAATGCGCTGCTGCCCTCAG GTCCACGGAGTTGTAAATGATACAATTGCTTTTGTGAAGGACATCATGATGACTGAAATCAATAGTGCCACGGACAACCCT ATGGTGTTTGCTGAAAGAGCAGAGACCATTTCTGGAGGAAATTTTCATGGTGAATATCCTGCAAAG GCTCTGGACTATTTGGCAATTGGTGTGCACGAACTCGCTGCAATTAGTGAAAGAAGAATTGAGAGGCTTTGCAACCCCTCCCTCAGCGAACTGCCTGCATTTTTAGTTACTGAAGGAGGTCTGAACTCTGGCTTCATGATTGCACACTGCACAGCAGCGGCCCTCG tttctgagaaCAAAGCCTTGTGCCACCCCTCTTCTGTGGATTCCCTCTCAACCAGTGCTGCTACGGAGGATCACGTGTCCATGGGAGGATGGGCTGCAAGAAAAGCTTTGAGAGTTATTGAACATGTGGaacaag TTCTGGCTATTGAGCTGCTCGCGGCCTGCCAGGGCATTGAATTCCTACGCCCTCTGAGAACGACAACGCCATTGGAGAAGGTCTATGACCTTGTGCGCTCCGTTGTGAG GCCTTGGATGAAGGATCGCTTCATGGCCCCAGACATCGAAGCAGCTCACAGGCTGCTTGTGGAGCAGAAG GTGTGGGAAGTGGCTAAACCTTACATTGAAAAGTACAGGAGAGAACATATCCCTGAATCGAGACCCATTTCCCCAACAGCTTTCTCCCTGGGATCACTGGAAATGAATATGGGTGTTGGTCATGACCACAGACATGAGGATGAACTTTAA
- the LTA4H gene encoding leukotriene A-4 hydrolase — protein MADPSSFASPSCCLTRHLYLRCRVDFGARALRGTAAFTARAEREALRCLVLDTKDLQVFKVTVNGQDAKFVFGEKHSFKGTPLEITLPYELRRGQEAIVEISFESSPKSSALQWFSPEQTSGKKHPFLFSQCQATHCRAILPCQDTPAVKLTYYAEISVPKELVALMSANRDGEIPDPEDGSRKIYRFSQNVPIPCYLIALVVGALESRKIGPRTLVWAEKELVDKSAYEFAEAEAMLKTAEDLAGPYIWGQYDLLVLPPSFPYGGMENPCLTFVTPTLLAGDRSLSNVIAHEISHSWTGNLVTNKTWEHFWLNEGHTVYLERRIGGRLFGEQFRHFQALGGWRDLQNTINTLGDKNPVTNLIPNLNEVDPDVAYSSVPYEKGFALLFHLEQLLGGPDVFIGFLKAYIQQFAYKSIVTEDWKKFLYSYFKDKVDALDKVDWNLWFHAPGMPPVKPTYDMTLANACVALSQRWINAKESDLGSFSSADLKEMSSHQLIEFLALLLLEAPLPVSHVQRMQQVYDFNAINNSEIRFRWLRLCIKSKWEEAIPLALKMATDQGRMKFTRPLFRDLYSFDKCRDLAVKTFLEHRASMHPVTSMLVGKDLKQDQ, from the exons ATGGCGGACCCCAGCTCCTTCgcctctccctcctgctgcctcacGCGGCACCTCTACCTGCGCTGCCGCGTGGACTTCGGCGCGCGGGCGCTGCGGGGCACGGCGGCCTTCACCGCGCGCGCCGAGCGCGAGGCGCTGCGTTGCCTG GTCTTGGATACAAAAGACCTACAGGTATTTAAAGTGACTGTAAATGGACAGGATGCAAAATTTGTTTTTGGAGAAAAACACAGTTTCAAGGGGACCCCCCTGGAAATCACGCTTCCTTATGAACTAAGAAG GGGACAAGAAGCAATTGTCGAAATCTCCTTTGAAAGCTCTCCAAAGTCTTCAGCTCTCCAGTGGTTTTCTCCAGAGCAaacttctggaaagaaacatCCATTTCTCTTCAGCCAGTGTCAG gctaccCACTGCAGAGCCATCCTTCCATGCCAAGACACACCTGCTGTGAAACTAACATACTATGCAGAG ATATCTGTTCCTAAAGAGTTGGTGGCTCTTATGAGTGCTAATCGTGATGGAGAGATTCCTGACCCAGAGGACGGCAGTCGGAAGATATACCGTTTCAGTCAGAAT GTTCCCATACCTTGCTACTTGATTGCTTTAGTGGTTGGAGCTTTAGAAAGCAG AAAGATTGGCCCAAGGACACTGGTGTGGGCTGAAAAGGAGCTAGTGGATAAATCAGCCTATGAATTTGCTGAG GCTGAAGCTATGCTGAAAACAGCAGAAGATTTAGCAGGACCCTATATATGGGGACAGTATGATTTGTTAGTCTTACCACCTTCTTTTCCTTATGGTGGTATGGAGAATCCCTGTCTTACTTTTGTAACTCCAACACTGTTG gcAGGTGATCGATCTCTATCAAAT gTTATTGCTCATGAAATCTCTCACAGCTGGacaggaaacttggtaacaaacAAAACATGGGAGCATTTTTG GCTGAATGAGGGACATACTGTATACCTGGAACGCAGGATTGGTGGTCGGTTGTTTGGTGAGCAGTTCAGGCACTTTCAAGCCCTAGGCGGTTGGAGGGACCTGCAGAATAcg ATAAATACTCTTGGAGATAAAAATCCTGTAACTAACCTTATCCCTAATCTGAATGAAGTAGATCCTGATGTTGCCTATTCATCTGTTCCCTATGAGAaaggctttgctttgctttttcacctTGAACAACTTCTTGGAGGACCAG ATGTTTTCATTGGCTTCCTGAAGGCTTACATTCAGCAGTTTGCTTATAAGAGCATAGTAACCGAGGACTGGAAGAAGTTTTTGTACTCCTACTTCAAGGATAAG GTAGATGCTCTTGATAAAGTTGATTGGAACTTGTGGTTTCATGCTCCAGGAATGCCACCAGTGAAGCCTAC GTATGATATGACACTAGCAAATGCTTGTGTTGCCTTGAGCCAAAGATGGATCAAC GCAAAAGAGAGTGATTTGGGCTCATTCAGCTCAGCAGACCTGAAGGAAATGTCATCTCATCAGTTGATTGAGTTCCTGGCACTGTTGCTTCTGGAG GCCCCTCTTCCAGTGTCACATGTCCAACGAATGCAGCAAGTATATGACTTCAATGCTATAAACAATTCTGAAATAAGATTCAG atgGCTGCGCCTCTGCATCAAGTCCAAGTGGGAAGAAGCTATTCCTCTGGCTCTAAAAATGGCAACAGATCAGGGCAGGATGAAGTTTACTCGACCATTGTTCAG GGACCTTTACAGTTTTGACAAGTGTCGAGATCTGGCTGTCAAGACATTTCTGGAGCACAGAGCCTCTATGCACCCAGTCACTTCAATGCTTGTGGGCAAAGACTTGAAACAGGATCAGTGA